A genomic stretch from Planctomycetota bacterium includes:
- the panD gene encoding aspartate 1-decarboxylase, with protein sequence MLTKLLKAKIHQATVTETQVDYPGSVAVDPLLLEASGILVNEAVLIADCENGNRFETYVIPGEPGSGVIGVKGAAAKLTAVGNKVILLAFRYYDAEELDTHESRVVLVDDQNTLTDVLTHKTKN encoded by the coding sequence ATGCTGACGAAGCTGCTCAAGGCCAAGATCCATCAGGCGACCGTCACCGAGACGCAGGTCGACTACCCTGGCAGTGTTGCCGTCGACCCGCTGCTCCTCGAAGCCAGCGGCATCCTCGTCAACGAGGCCGTCCTCATCGCCGACTGCGAGAATGGCAACCGCTTCGAGACCTATGTCATTCCCGGCGAGCCCGGCAGCGGCGTCATCGGCGTCAAAGGCGCCGCCGCCAAACTCACTGCCGTGGGCAACAAGGTGATCCTCCTCGCGTTCCGCTACTACGACGCCGAAGAACTAGACACCCACGAGAGCCGCGTCGTCCTCGTCGACGACCAGAACACACTGACCGACGTCTTGACGCACAAGACCAAGAACTAG